GTTCACTATAAATAGAGGCTCTGATTCCACTAAAGTTATAATTTTACACCACAGTGAAAATGAAGCAATCAAGACTTTCAGCTGTATTtcatagagtttgataaaaaaaaaaaaaaaaattattgcattaATTGTTGTAgttcctccattttcagaggcttacAAGTAATTGGACGACTGATTGACAAGCAGCTTCATGTCCAGATGAGTCCTGTTTCCTGATTATTCTatgacaaatgaagcagataTAAGGTCAGGAGCTGATTCCAGATGTTGAATTTGCATTTGGTAGCTTTTCCAAATGTGAGGTCCAAAGAGGTGTCAATGCAAATGAAGGActctgtcattcattcattcatataataaaatagatagatagatagatagatagatagatagatagatagatagatagatagatagatagatagatagatagatagatagatagatagatagatagatagatagatagacagatagatagatagacagacagacagacagacagacagacagacagacaagccttGGTTGACCACTGAAGACAAACAAAGTGGATGATTGCAGAATTCTTGTATTAGAGAAGACAAAAAACCCTTTAACAACAACCATCCATTCAACTCCAGAAGACACTTGAGGAGGAAGGCGTGCCATTATCAAAGTCTATAATCAAGAGACAGCTTCATGAATATAAATACAGAGCTTTAACAACAAGGTGCAGAACACTGGGGACACTCAGCAACAGGAAGGACACATTAGAACTAGACAGAaagcaaattaaaaaacaaaaaggtctGGAAAAAGACAGATGAAACCATAATGATGGTCAAAGAAACATCTGGAGAGGGAAGGTCCAACATGGTGGATCAGTGTTATGACATAGGACCTGGGTCACTGGTGTTTATTGATGATGTGATGCTGATAGAAGTAACAGGATATTATTGGATATTACAGCAAAACATATAGGACGGTGCTTCACATTACAGATGGGTTATGATCCAAAAACTTACTCCAAAAGGGCATTTAGAAGGTAAAGAAATGGGATGTTGTTACCTGATCTCAACCCAATACAGCAACTTTTCACTTCCTGATGACTAAACTGAGGGCACAAAGACCCACAAACACCAGCAACAATGCAGTTATAGTACAGGTTTGGCAAATAATCTCCAGGAAGACAAGTGTTTGGTGATATCCATGGGTTCCAgagtgtagatttttttttttaaccaaacattaaaaacacattcatAACAATCTTAGTACTTCTGAGCCTCTTAAAGTGGAGGAATTAAGATTAAAGTGGTTGTAATTACTAAACccattgaattaaagctgaaagtccatgCTTTAATCACATCCTGATTGCTTCATTTATGATCTACTGTGGTGGTCTTACAGAGGTAACATTCAGAATATGTGTCACTATCCTTATACTTACGGACTTAATTGTGTGAAGCTGagtaaaaagtgcaatatttgcTTCTGTGTTATTACGAAATAAGAAGAGGGAGATAATTATTGAGGCCCTATGCTCCACAAAGAGGAAAGAGAACTGACTAATAATgtgtatgtttattattattatattattattattattattattattattattattattattattttatagcaggagagaaattatcaataccaataaaaaaaagaaaaaaaacaaaataaaacaaaaaaaacaaaaaacaaatatgaaacggTTGACGCATGCGTACTATACGCTATGTACACCCGCCACAATATGCTACTAAACAGGTAAAAACgctaaaaatgttaaatttatacTACCTCTGTCACTGGTTTAGAGATCGAAGCTTGAAGATGAACATAAAACATAAACTTTTCTGTTTCCACAATATTCTATTTACGTTAGTCAAATAAATCATTTTCATTACACTGCTGCTATCTAGTGGTCGAATGCACGTGTAAGCCACTACTTAATCCTATTGGTTGATTCCATGTCATGTGACGCAACGCGCACAAATGCGGAAGGCACTCGTACAAAGGTTTGTTTTCGATTGTAAGAACAAACAGTGAATGTGTCCTTGTACAGCCTGGTAGTACGTGTCAAGTAGGATTAATTTGTCTTCTTTATACAAAATATTCTTCAGAAATATTCGATTTATACATTTGTAATGAATAGTATCCAGGATTGTGTATTgacattgtgttaattgttttCACAGGTAACAATGAGTGACTTTCCTTTAGGTTTGGTTTTGTGTGGTGTTGGCTCCAGTTTCGCTTTTCCTCTAGCCTGTTCTACCACCTTATACCgagaaaagaaaaaggagttGAAAAAGTTAAAGGTATGTCCTGTAAATCAATATGACTATGAGTATGGATATGAGTTTTAATATATAGCAGAATAAAATCTCAAGTTTTCCATTCCCATTCCAGGAAATACCCCATATTCAGGCCAGATCAGCATCTGTTTCGGGTTCCTGAACGCCACCCCTCACCGCCGGCTTCAGTATGTGGCTGTAGAAGGTAAAACATGTCTACAGATGTTTTTAAAAGCTGCAGTGATTATAGACATAGGATAATCTGAAGAGGAGTTGTGGGGttgttgtgttctgtgttctggaCCTATCCTGGATTCTTGGTTTTTGTACTATCACAATAATTGGacagttttgtttaaaaaaaaaaaagtaatattcttattttgtatttttatcccTTTTTATTCTGTAACACATGAGAGCTGGGGCTAAACTGGAGTCAAATCCTTGTTTGTGTGAACTTGGCCAgtaagctgattctgattctgttatGAGGTCTGGTCCACGCTGATGGGGAACCTCTGGCCAGCCAGTTTGTCCCACGATGCTTGGTGTAATCCAGAAGATGCAGAGGAGGAGCACTGGCAATACTGGAACTCCATCACCAGGACATGGTAAATAACTCACATGACGGCACAAATGTGTGAACAAGTGCATTTCAGGAATTGGAATAATGTGGAAAAGCTAAAAATATAACAGTTTAGCTTGTTTTACAAAGTCAGTGCACCCCATGTGTTTTGGTCATATACTGACTAATTTCTGGTACATTGAAACAGAATATTGCTAAGATTACAACCAAATATGTAAATTAATATTAGAATAGCACAAGTAGTTTTTCGGGTTCTTTGTGgaaacatacatttttttgtaataacCTGTTGCTACAGTCATGGGAAAGTCAAGTCAAGTTATGTCATGTCAGTTTTATTCAGCTCAATGTCATGAATTATTAATTCACCTTAAGGGGTTTTACTATCTGTATATAAATACTCTGAGTACTTTGAGTCTTGAAGGAAAAAGTATAGAGCAAAACTTCAAAAGGTGATGTACAGAAAAGTCTTCTAATCTAACAAAACAGTTAGTGACATTAGAAGTTTAAAGGCAGTTTTAAAAGCCTGGTACTTTGTTACATGAATACAGATTTGAAGTTTGTAAAACATCCAATTGACATGATTAATCTACCAAGAGGGAAAAGCACAGaaaggtaataaaaataaatacacaagaaATAAAGAGAGGTTCTTAAGACATCTCTCACCCTTCCTCTCACTGTGCTCAGTATGAAGTTAATGATAATACAAGTTGTgatataaaataatgataaaagttacaaaaaagtctTAGACAAGGAGTGTATAGTATGGGTTGTTTGTAGTATAACAAACAAGACACATTAGGTAATCATGAATGTTGACTCTTTATCAGAAATAATCTTATTTTTTATCTTCATctttacgagggctgttcaataagttcatggcttCACCTAGacatactggttgttataatacaggatgttacattctttcgtgatgggatagtgatgcttgaacatcaatggaccaagtgcattgctgtaaatggagattatgttgaaaaataaaatataaattatcagtctgtgttgttctgttctgggtgaggccatgaacttattgaacagccctcgtattttTTATATCACAGGGTTCCTgctgggtcttaaaaagtcttgaatttacaaatctgcattaaaagatattaaatttaATGTGGtagatcttaagttatgttgccataaactttgTGGTGGTATTGAgtttaaatatgtctgttaaatgtccaagttgCAAAGAAACtaatgttagtcgactcagttctgCCTGTTCCAACCCAATAAtgtatactgaaattaggaacttTGCAGCCCCCCGGTGAGGATATGACTTAAAacaatgggaatcaaggtgttggagtaaataattgcatttttctaaattctaggagtcacaaatttttgccagtatgccTGTGAAATGGCATAAATTCTGTTCCAAgtggtcttaaaagtcttaaatataacttgtagaaacctgtaggaaccctgtcatTAAAGTAAACATCTGGAAAGTCAGATATAATTCTTCAGCTGTGACCAGATCACAGGAAAGACACTGCTGCTGTTTTTAATACAGATGTGTTTATAGTTTCCATCACAATGAAGACTGGTTCATGTTTAGAGAAAGTTTTCCAGTATTTTGTCCAAAATCTCTTCAACCACAAGCCTTTCTGTTTGATTCCTCCAATAGGAACTCTAGGACAACGAACAGAAGGAGACCAACAACTCTGTGCCCTTCAGCCTGGTCAGCCCTGGGGTTTTCTACACAGACCTGTATGTGAAGGTTCAGAACCCTCAGGAGGCCTCCGGGTGCTTCCTTGAGAGGGTCCACCGCCGAGTGAGGAAACCGAGGAGGGTTTGGTGAACGTTGGTGGTGCAGGGCCTTAGCGGGGAGAAACCTGTGGCcaaggaggagacagaggagatgCTCAAAGTGGGGAGTCCTCTGATGGGGTTTGGTGAGGTGGTCTGGAGGGGGGTCAGGTGATGAGGCTGCAGGCTCCTCAGGATGGACGCAAGTTCATCCTGGTACCGTCAGACTACAGGAGCTTCATGGACCGACACGAAAACACAGCCTTCGTGTGGAAAACACTGACCGCGCTTACAGGGCATCACAGGGACGACTGTGCTCGCCGCCGTTATGTACAACTTGGTTAAAGGAAAACAGGACGACGGATCCAGATAAGGGCTTGTGCTGACCCTCCCCTGAGGCAGCTGTAGACCTGCAGGATCCGTCTCTGGAGGTCTAATGCTGCCTCTGGGACTGGTCAGCGCATAATATTGAGTATGATGAAGTTTATCCTGTTTAAAAAGCTGCTGAGGCTGTTGACACATGATTTCACTAACTGATATTTATCATACTCATGTTAAATTCAGGGATTGActgattgtgtgttttttaaacgaTGATGTCCTCCTGAGGGTCCaaagggacaagagtttcacatcttttcttaaaaaaaaaaatcactatctACACAAAAATGTATCTAGctttatgctgtttccaatcaagttAATTATTAATgtcaaaaagccaaaacttgtactttccggGTCGCTGAATGATAGAATAATAATTCTAAGATCCAATAAATCCACCTTAGAATTTCACACTGAAAAGGTATTTTGCACATCTGAAATTAAGTCTAGGTTTTATTAAAAAGTTGAAAACAGTAGAACTGGACATTTAAGTCAAAATATCAAAGTAAAGGAACTAATAAATCAGGACTACTTAACATCAAGCTGCTTTTAACCCTAAATGAGAGCTGAATTTTTCCCTTTCTCATTGGTAAATATCACTTCAGATAAAGCTATTACCAGATATTGGCCACAATACAAGAGTCAAGTTCTGCTAATAGTTTGTCAAACATCCCATTTGTGCTGATAAATTAGTCTGAGTCCAGTTCAGATCTTATTCGTAGTCACTTTCCTGGAGCTGCCAGGTTCTCAGCGGCAGGAAGGATTACTACTGACCAGAAACAGCTACTTTATCCACAGCGCCTTTTCAATTGAGTAAATCGACGTATTAAACAACCTAATTTCtctcaaaaatcacttcagaagaATCGACCTGCTTGTATTTGATGCTATAAAACCAGCTGAATAGCATTAATATTCAAGAAAGGTTGATTTGCACTTGCAGTTTTTTTGCTATTTCAAGCCAGATTGATGTAAAACTTCTGCTAATGTGGCTCAAATAATGATCTATTGTAATACACTGTAATGGACTTCCAATATGATTATTTTCTATGCAGATACACTCGTTAAAAATCATACTAATcagtctagaacaggggtgtcaaactcacttttgTTCAGGGGCtaaatacagcctaatatgatataaagtgggccggaccagtaaaagatataaataatatgataaggacttataaataatgtcaactccaaagttttctctatgcttttgagtgaaaagagtaaaatttcataatgaaaatgtttacatctacgaaccgtacttgaacataacatgaacaatacGAACAACCAGaatattcttaagaaaaataagtgcaatgttaacaatattacaccttagttcatcatttacacatgtgcatcacagctttcagatcacagtggatttacaaattagtagtaacaggcagaatattgtttaaaattccacttacttctcttaagccatttcaggttgttcatatttgttcaggttattcagattttttgtaaaaggctagtctgtaaatgtaatcattttgtgtcattttacttcttttatactaaaacaaagagggaaatttgtggtttttatttttataggttcttatgatagtatttactggtctgacccactttagattgcattgacctaaaatgattttaacatccttgattgttattatcttcagtgtaatttttacatttcacaaattcatcccacaggccagttggaccctttggcgggctggttttggccccatgccacatgtttgacacctgtggtctagaagaATGAATGCTTTCCAGGTGATGTATGACATGTGGACTTCCATGTTCACACACTGGTATGTTTGCATCATCTTCTATCAGCAGCACCTCAGTGGATTTTTGAACACGATAAATTGTCAAATCACTGAAACAAAATCTTGACTTACAGCAGCATCAGAACACAATAGCACTCTGATGTTCTGTAATGATTTAGAAACAAGTATTGAAGTGTAAGGCATGTGATGTTGTCTGTGATGCTGGATTTTCCCTCGTGTCCATATAGCACATAGGCAACACCCGACTGATAACTCAAAGCCCAAAATCCTACTATATCTGACAGAAACTAGTTCCATGTGACAGCATTAAGTAGTTTTAAGTTCAAAGTAGGTATATTTGTAATTTGTCGTATTTGCTGTGAAAAGTTTGCCTTTAAATCACAGCTTCTATAATGGTGGTGATAACAAGGGATGATATTTAATTGTAGTCTTTTCTGTAACAAGCTCAAATGTAGAATAcaggtgtccataaagtctcttatGGTTTAAGAAATTTATTATAAAAGCAAATGAatggacaaatctgtggaaattattacaaaatgaaaagcaatattgatttttttttttgcctcatttaatacatCTCCATATGGGCACTATTGGGCTACAtttagacagcaggtcttaatgcacaattggatttttttggtgaaatccaatttttttctgtgcttgttcatattacacattaaatgcgacttctgtcagatttgagtatgaactgaatgtgaccctgaagtgacctacatgcgcaaaagaggtcctgacgtaatatgtgaccacacaggcacgcacaGTGTccactcctgggacacagaattgtggcgtttgtcgcatttcaataataataacgtaaaggtcggataaatgcaacctggccattcagactgaagtcgcattgcaaaatatcagatatggatttaggaccacatatgaaagtggctggtctgataaaaaaaaaaaaagtcggatttggtgcttttcaaactgtctttaacagataaatgatatttttaattttttttttttttcagacttttttctcagaattctgactttaatctcagaataataataaggaaaaaatatattggaccttcatGTAAAGTTTtgttttccagtggccctaaccTCTTCCTTATTGTGCCTTTTCTTGAGGAGTAACCATTTTATAGGGGTTTATTTATCAGAACCTATTTCATCAACAGGGTACCTGAAAACCACAAAtgccaatgtgattaaaaacttcgGTAACCACTGAGAACATAGAACAAATCGATTAACATATCTCAACAATGCTTTTatgattaattttttaaattttaaagagactttgtggacaccctgtattctattcatgttgttgctttttttcttgCCATGGAACATCTTCTGGCAGATATATAATTCAGCACCATAAAGGTATGGTCTGTGTCTAAACAGACTCCAGATTCTTACAGTATTCACAAAAATTTTGAGTATTGTTTCATTCAAATCAACTCACAACATCAGTTTAAAAAGTTATCTAATGTGATCATTTGTGTTACAACGGTTACTCTGGATGTTTTAATTGGATAATTAGCCATCCATTACAACCTGCTCAGTTCAGGTGCCACATCTGAATTTGTTTCACACCGCTGACATTTTCCAGTTATGATGCAAGATACATCAAAGCCTTACAGGGTCGTGTCTTTaattttttagaatttttttccaCTAATCGTCTCTTTATATTCTATAATGTCATTCTGTAAAGCAGAGTCTAATAACATGAGTTGCACAGGAAACCTTAATCGTGGAAACCTTTTAATTTTGTAACACTTCCATAATTTTAGGATAATAAATGTAATTGTAAAATGAATCAAATCAGGTAGTATTTTCATTATCTATGACTGTTAGTCTGATCTCAGAAATGACTGTCCATTccagagtttattttatttattctttaatcTTCTACCGCTGAAATCTTTGCTGCACCGTTTTATTTTTCAACAATGTGACAAGTCAGTGTTCAGAATCTGGATGAGAACACAAACCAGACGCTGTTGTTTTCCAGTTGTGTTTAAAGGCAATGTCTATTCtgtaataataaagaaatattttAACTCAGTGAGATAAATGTGACTTCATGTTTCCATGTCagagttctttttttatttggattttgaCATTCATACCACACGCCCTTACATGACGTGGCACTGTTTGATGGGATGTGAACTGTACAGATCCTGATGGTTGTTAGTGATCATCGGGCTAAAACTAACTGGACCCTGTCATAAACACCAGTTAGTCCTTTATTAAGTACTCCTCCTAaatgtcatcatcgtcatcattctCCGTCTTCTTCTGAAGACTCCTCAGCCTCCTCTAGCCACTGGATGAAC
The DNA window shown above is from Sphaeramia orbicularis chromosome 17, fSphaOr1.1, whole genome shotgun sequence and carries:
- the LOC115437694 gene encoding LOW QUALITY PROTEIN: mitochondrial ubiquitin ligase activator of nfkb 1-A (The sequence of the model RefSeq protein was modified relative to this genomic sequence to represent the inferred CDS: inserted 4 bases in 3 codons; deleted 2 bases in 2 codons; substituted 2 bases at 2 genomic stop codons), giving the protein MSDFPLGLVLCGVGSSFAFPLACSTTLYREKKKELKKLKEYPIFRPDQHLFRVLNATPHRRLQYVAVEGLVHADGEPLASQFVPRCLVXSRRXAEEEHWQYWNSITRTWNSRTTNXKETNNSVPFSLVSPGVFYTDLYVKVQNPQEASGCFLERVHRRVRKPRRVWXTLVVQGLSGEKPVAKEETEEMLKVGSPLMGFGEVXLEGGQVMRLQAPQDGRKFILVPSDYRSFMDRHENTAFVWKTLTALTGITGTTVLAAVMYNLVKGKQDDGSR